A DNA window from Deltaproteobacteria bacterium contains the following coding sequences:
- the aroB gene encoding 3-dehydroquinate synthase, translating to MPALRHISVHLPPSAGSSYTVAIGADIVDTAVRELKGFLGSHPSMVLTDDRVHGIWAAAFVEKLRESGLNIQCACVPEGERSKSWECAQTVLEKMMSFSLNRDSGLIAIGGGVVGDLGAFAASIYMRGISCFHVPTTLLAQVDSCLGGKTAVDLPTAKNAVGTFHQPKAVYVDTLFLSSLPDSALANGMAEVIKYGAIKDTSILTLLEQRTLERFKGLSGVWPELVACCLNVKSDVVTRDERDRGERMILNFGHTAGHALEVVTGFEMPHGEAVAFGMSAACRISEAMGFIDRSVSRRIDRLLERFGLPTVLPEHVSPEAILNCLPRDKKASSGKIRWVLLSDLGHAFVTDEVPAERIVAALRGNAG from the coding sequence ATGCCTGCGCTCCGTCATATTTCGGTCCATTTGCCGCCGTCGGCCGGATCGAGCTACACGGTTGCCATTGGCGCCGATATCGTGGATACTGCGGTTCGTGAACTCAAAGGTTTTCTTGGTTCACATCCCTCAATGGTATTGACGGACGACCGTGTTCACGGAATATGGGCTGCGGCTTTCGTTGAAAAGCTCCGTGAATCCGGATTGAACATCCAATGTGCTTGCGTTCCGGAAGGAGAACGCAGCAAGAGCTGGGAATGCGCGCAAACGGTACTGGAAAAGATGATGTCCTTCTCCTTGAACAGGGACTCCGGCCTGATCGCCATCGGCGGCGGCGTTGTTGGAGATCTCGGAGCCTTTGCCGCATCCATCTACATGAGGGGCATTTCGTGCTTTCACGTCCCTACCACCCTTCTGGCACAAGTGGACAGTTGCCTGGGAGGCAAAACCGCTGTGGACCTTCCCACGGCCAAGAACGCTGTAGGGACGTTTCATCAGCCCAAGGCGGTTTATGTGGATACCCTGTTTCTGAGTTCTTTGCCGGACTCCGCTCTTGCCAACGGAATGGCGGAAGTGATCAAATACGGCGCCATCAAGGACACGAGCATCCTCACGCTGCTCGAGCAAAGAACCTTGGAGCGGTTTAAAGGACTTTCGGGCGTTTGGCCCGAACTTGTTGCCTGCTGCTTGAACGTGAAGAGCGACGTGGTTACAAGAGATGAACGCGATCGGGGCGAGCGCATGATTCTGAATTTCGGACACACGGCCGGACACGCTCTTGAGGTGGTCACCGGATTTGAAATGCCTCACGGAGAAGCGGTTGCCTTTGGAATGTCGGCGGCCTGCAGGATCAGTGAAGCGATGGGATTCATCGACCGTTCTGTTTCCAGACGAATCGATCGCCTTCTTGAACGTTTCGGTCTTCCCACCGTGTTGCCCGAGCACGTATCGCCTGAAGCCATATTGAACTGTCTGCCTCGCGACAAGAAGGCTTCTAGCGGCAAGATCCGGTGGGTGCTGCTGAGCGATCTTGGTCACGCGTTTGTCACTGATGAAGTGCCCGCTGAACGGATCGTTGCCGCCCTTAGGGGGAATGCCGGATGA
- the aroA gene encoding 3-phosphoshikimate 1-carboxyvinyltransferase has protein sequence MTTSDALEIGVRSRGPVNADVRLPGSKSFTARALLAASLVSGRVTLENPLDSDDTRRLREGLEAFGCRISDAYGNWIVDGTGGILLSGEKRIFLGGSGTAMRFLTAYSVIAPGPTVLDGDSRLRERPMLPLLEALHGLGALAESTEGNGCPPIRVQGGRLEGGVTRVAGEVSSQYLSALLLVAPYAKAPVTLEIVPPLSSKPYVALTLGVMRLFGIEVLEEGPLTYRIPLGSYYNQHVAVEPDASSASYAFSAAAIAGGRVRVHGLSSDALQGDVGFVKVLEAMGCSVTETENGFEVQGPAVRAVDVDMNSMPDLVPTLAVTAAMLSEPTYIRNVKHLRHKESDRIAAVTRELTKMGAFVEELEDGLVVRGGRLHGASIDTYNDHRIAMAFAVAGLKVPDVRIRNPNCVSKSFPGFWHFLDSLN, from the coding sequence ATGACCACTTCCGACGCTCTCGAAATAGGGGTTCGATCCCGGGGACCTGTGAACGCGGATGTTCGGCTTCCCGGGTCAAAGAGCTTTACGGCCCGCGCACTGCTGGCAGCTTCGCTGGTTTCGGGGCGAGTGACTCTCGAGAACCCCCTGGACAGCGATGACACCCGGAGGTTGCGAGAGGGTCTGGAAGCGTTCGGCTGCAGGATTTCGGATGCATATGGTAACTGGATCGTAGACGGTACCGGCGGCATACTTCTATCCGGTGAAAAGAGGATTTTTCTCGGTGGCTCGGGCACTGCGATGCGTTTTCTGACCGCTTATTCGGTCATTGCTCCGGGCCCTACTGTGCTTGACGGTGACTCGAGGCTGCGAGAGCGGCCAATGCTGCCTTTGTTAGAAGCTTTGCACGGCTTGGGAGCTCTCGCTGAATCCACTGAGGGTAATGGATGTCCTCCGATTCGCGTTCAAGGGGGTAGGCTGGAGGGGGGGGTCACGAGAGTGGCCGGTGAGGTCAGCAGCCAATATCTCTCAGCGCTGCTTCTGGTCGCCCCGTACGCCAAGGCGCCCGTCACGCTTGAAATCGTCCCCCCTTTGAGTTCGAAGCCCTATGTTGCTCTGACACTGGGTGTTATGCGACTGTTTGGAATCGAAGTCCTGGAAGAGGGGCCGTTGACCTACCGGATTCCTCTCGGTTCATACTATAATCAGCATGTCGCCGTGGAACCGGACGCTTCGAGCGCATCCTATGCGTTTTCAGCAGCCGCCATTGCCGGCGGCCGGGTTCGAGTTCATGGACTTTCCTCGGATGCTCTTCAGGGAGACGTCGGTTTTGTCAAGGTACTCGAGGCCATGGGATGTTCGGTCACGGAAACGGAAAACGGTTTCGAAGTTCAAGGGCCCGCCGTCCGTGCGGTCGATGTGGACATGAACTCGATGCCGGATCTCGTTCCCACCCTGGCGGTGACGGCCGCCATGTTGTCTGAGCCTACGTATATCCGAAATGTGAAACACTTGAGACACAAGGAGTCGGACCGAATTGCGGCCGTAACACGAGAATTGACTAAAATGGGCGCTTTCGTGGAAGAATTGGAGGACGGCCTTGTGGTTCGGGGCGGCCGGCTTCATGGTGCTTCAATCGATACGTATAACGACCATCGTATTGCTATGGCTTTCGCCGTTGCCGGACTCAAAGTGCCCGATGTCCGGATACGCAATCCCAATTGTGTATCGAAATCCTTTCCCGGTTTCTGGCACTTTTTGGATTCATTGAACTAG
- the aroC gene encoding chorismate synthase, translating to MCIEILSRFLALFGFIELAFKDGSLVLGSLFGKYFRVVTFGESHGRAVGVVVDGVSPGRPISEKDIQRELDRRRPGQSRVTSPRNEADRIEILSGVFQGKTLGSPICMLVWNQDQRSGDYDALKDVFRPGHADFTYQLKYGVRDHRGGGRASARETVGRVAAGAIARKELSELGVVIRAGTVAIGPVIARERCWEEANRNPVRCPDAEAAKLMEDAILKAGAEGNSLGGLVELEIVGVPAGLGDPVFDKLDATLAHSLMSIGAVKGIEIGEGFNAANLTGLQMNDEMTSGGFLSNRSGGILGGISTGAPIVARVAVKPTPSIRLPQKSIDRIGQDRTVVISGRHDPCICPRIVPVVESMAAIVLYDAWLANERLQNDGNSLDKLRNEVDRIDAEILDLLRLREEVSVDIGEVKTEIGMSVLDNGREEAMKATRGAHADRLGLDRQFVESLFERIIERSREVQSR from the coding sequence TTGTGTATCGAAATCCTTTCCCGGTTTCTGGCACTTTTTGGATTCATTGAACTAGCTTTTAAGGACGGGAGTCTTGTCTTGGGTAGTCTGTTCGGAAAATATTTCAGGGTGGTTACTTTCGGAGAAAGCCACGGGAGGGCCGTTGGTGTTGTTGTTGACGGAGTTTCACCGGGGCGTCCCATAAGCGAAAAGGATATTCAGCGGGAATTGGATCGACGAAGGCCCGGCCAAAGCCGTGTTACCAGCCCTCGAAATGAGGCGGATCGCATCGAAATTCTTTCGGGTGTTTTTCAGGGGAAGACGTTGGGATCCCCTATCTGCATGCTGGTCTGGAACCAGGACCAGCGATCGGGGGATTATGATGCTCTCAAAGACGTTTTTCGCCCCGGACACGCGGATTTTACCTATCAACTGAAGTATGGCGTTCGAGACCATCGTGGCGGTGGTCGAGCTTCCGCTCGTGAAACCGTTGGACGCGTGGCCGCAGGCGCGATTGCCCGGAAGGAGCTGAGTGAGCTTGGGGTCGTGATTCGGGCCGGTACGGTGGCAATCGGTCCCGTCATAGCCCGAGAGCGCTGCTGGGAGGAGGCTAACAGGAATCCGGTGCGATGCCCGGATGCGGAAGCAGCCAAACTCATGGAGGATGCTATTCTCAAGGCAGGCGCCGAAGGGAATTCGTTAGGCGGCCTGGTTGAGCTGGAAATTGTGGGAGTTCCGGCCGGATTGGGAGACCCGGTTTTCGACAAGCTGGACGCGACCCTTGCCCACTCACTGATGTCCATAGGCGCCGTGAAAGGCATAGAAATCGGAGAAGGATTTAACGCAGCCAACCTCACCGGGCTCCAAATGAATGATGAAATGACCTCCGGGGGCTTTCTTTCCAACAGATCCGGCGGTATTCTTGGAGGCATTTCTACAGGCGCCCCGATTGTGGCTCGTGTCGCGGTGAAGCCTACGCCTTCGATTCGCCTTCCCCAGAAATCGATCGACCGGATCGGGCAGGATCGAACCGTCGTGATCAGCGGGCGGCACGATCCGTGTATCTGTCCGCGAATTGTTCCGGTTGTTGAAAGCATGGCGGCCATCGTACTCTACGACGCCTGGCTGGCGAATGAACGGCTGCAAAATGACGGGAACTCTCTCGATAAACTAAGGAACGAGGTCGACCGCATCGACGCCGAAATACTGGACCTGCTGCGACTGAGAGAGGAAGTTTCGGTCGACATCGGCGAGGTCAAGACCGAAATCGGTATGAGTGTTCTGGACAACGGCCGTGAGGAGGCGATGAAGGCGACGCGGGGAGCACATGCGGACAGGTTGGGGTTGGACCGGCAATTTGTGGAGTCTTTGTTTGAACGGATTATTGAACGGAGCAGAGAGGTGCAGTCCCGTTGA